One Bufo gargarizans isolate SCDJY-AF-19 chromosome 3, ASM1485885v1, whole genome shotgun sequence DNA segment encodes these proteins:
- the LOC122931616 gene encoding breast cancer type 2 susceptibility protein homolog, with product MLNIWRPLPDVVSLLKEGGRFKIYQLAASQSKGKSDTAAVQLTATKKTQFQQLQPLQHLEQIYTDRQVTPISHFLEPHFTAAYGEVDVVGLVVSTQQKPGAAPLVYMSDETCNVVALKFYTDLGQLALEELTRPHTFISAANLRWRSEYVSGVPTVFAGDLSFVTANPKEHHLQKAIQKLRQSIESVPEFCKEMENKLMNVLQAQNPQDRASLACCSVDPRSHLVAGSRCSTPGPKINNLQMKPVSTPAGSNTVLNTSMEFDPKTCKKMKGLDYLSRIPSPAPLTPVGTILSPSIQRAFRPPRSLHKEDRTCAKTTPNPDSSTPGKLEGGFVADEELAMINTQALVSGLEGGGKLTSERDIQKKITPNVNCPESGKAQVTEEEPQVPYQRRLCRKRKQKP from the exons ATGTTAAACATATGGCGACCATTACCTGATGTAGTGTCACTGCTAAAGGAAGGAGGACGTTTCAAGATATATCAGCTGGCAGCTTCCCAGTCAAAGGGAAAATCGGACACTGCTGCGGTGCAGCTGACCGCCACCAAGAAGACACAGTTCCAGCAGTTGCAG CCCCTACAGCACCTTGAGCAGATTTACACCGACAGACAAGTGACACCGATCAGTCACTTCCTGGAGCCTCATTTCACAGCTGCATACGGAGAAGTGGATGTGGTGGGACTGGTGGTCTCCACACAACAAAAACCAG GTGCCGCTCCGTTGGTTTATATGTCGGATGAGACATGTAATGTTGTGGCGTTAAAGTTCTATACGGATCTCGGACAGCTGGCCTTGGAAGAGCTCACCAGACCACACACTTTCATCTCTGCTGCTAACCTTCGCTGGAGGTCAGAGTACGTGTCTGGAGTTCCTACAGTGTTTGCTGGAGACCTGTCCTTTGTTACGGCGAATCCCAAAGAGCATCATCTACAAAAAGCTATTCAAAAACTGCGTCAGTCCATAGAG TCTGTTCCAGAATTTTGCAAAGAAATGGAGAACAAACTGATGAACGTCCTGCAAGCTCAAAACCCACAGGACAGAGCGTCTTTAGCGTGCTGCAGTGTGGATCCGCGCTCTCATCTAGTAGCAGGAAGCAGATGTTCT ACACCAGGGCCAAAAATCAATAATCTCCAAATGAAACCCGTGTCGACACCTGCTGGAAGCAATACAGTTTTGAACACAAGTATGGAATTCGACCCGAAGACCTGCAAGAAGATGAAAGGATTGGATTATCTGAGTCGAATACCATCCCCTGCCCCCCTAACTCCAGTGGGGACAATACTATCGCCTTCAATACAAAGGGCATTTCGGCCTCCTCGGAGCTTACACAAAGAAGATCGAACATGTGCAAAGACCACTCCAAATCCAGACTCTAGTACCCCAGGTAAACTAGAAGGAGGGTTCGTTGCAGATGAAGAGCTGGCCATGATTAATACACAAGCTCTTGTATCGGGATTAGAAGGGGGCGGCAAACTGACTTCTGAACGGGACATTCAGAAGAAGATAACCCCCAACGTCAACTGTCCAGAAAGTGGAAAGGCCCAGGTGACTGAAGAAGAACCTCAGGTGCCTTACCAGAGACGACTGTGCAGGAAAAGAAAGCAGAAGCCCTGA